In Xiphophorus maculatus strain JP 163 A chromosome 9, X_maculatus-5.0-male, whole genome shotgun sequence, the genomic window CAAACTTTATAAGTACCCCCCAGAACGTGAGAGCCTGATTGGGCAGCCAGCACAGAAAGAATGACAGAACCACTATGACAATCGATTTGGTGACTTTGGAGCGCCGGTTCAGACGGCCTTGTTTGACCTCTGGATCAGCTGCTCCGGTGATGCGACGGCTGAGGATGACTCGCAGCAGGAGCAGATAGCAGACAGTAATTATGATCAGAGGAATAAGGAACCCCAGCAGGACCTTTTGCAGTTGGTACAGACCCAAAAGAAGTTGTGGATCCCAGCTGCCAGAGTCCGGAAAGCGGACCAGGCACAGCTCCTCATCCGACACCTCAGCACTGGTGGAGTAGATGGCATGCGGCAAAGTAGCCAGTAGAGAGACGGCCCAGATGCCAAGACTGGTCCACTTTGCCCTGGACGCGGCCGCCCTCCGACTGTGCATCTTCAGAGCCGAGGAGATGGTGTAATACCTCGCCACGCTCATCGCAGTTAGAAAAAACACGCTGGCGTACATGTTCATGGTGGTGACAGAGCTGATGATTTTGCACATGACCCGGCCAAAAGGCCAGCGGAAGTCCAGCGCCGTGTCCACCGCCCAGAAAGGTAAAGTCAGAACAAACTGTAGGTCTGTGATGGCCAGCCCCATAACAAAGCAGTTTATGGATGACTGCTTCTGCCTGTGGCGGGAGTGGAGCAGATACAGAGCCAGCGAGTTCCCCACCAAACCCAGAGCGCAGACTATGGAGTACACACACGCTATCATCACACGCACCACCAAGCTGGAGCTGTCTCCTTGTAATTCCATGATGGATTCCCTGGTAAGGAGCTGCAGCCAGCAGTGCAGCGACAGATTGCTGGTGGCTGAACCCCCGCTCCCACCTCCAGGGTGATCCTCCTGGAGCATCTGCTGCTCACATGGCTCTGGGGCCAGTGTTTGGACTTCAGTCTCATTCAGCGGCATGGCTGCACTTTTCTTCTCATATGTCCACAAAATCAGGAAGCTGCAAACGCAGACAAGAAAGTTTGCATTCGAGGCATTTGGAGCATCCCTGTTGCATTAGGAAGTGTCCACGCTGGACCAGCCACAGATGCAATCCACTACCACGACTCTCCCCCTCTCATCTCCTCTGTCTGACTACTCGCAGCGCGTCGCGGCCGTTTATAGCTGCCACATGAACGCGCACGGTCCCCAACTCGGAGCGAGACGATTGGAAGAAATCCATCCTCCTGATTAAGCTACATCCAAGTCTCACAGAAAAGGAGAGTTGGACACTAATGAATATTCTTCGCTAGATCTACAACGTTTTAGACAGGaagaagtttaaaaagaaaggaaaaaagaaaagaaatacgcgacaagtttttctttctgagcATTTGCGCAAACGCATTAAGTCCCCGGgtaattattgaaaaataaaatgtcctctATGTCAACATAGATTGTTggtagaaacaaaaaaatacgtTATTCgtactttaaaacttttaaaatgagataaaaaatttaaacataaaaattactGACCtggttaaatgacaaaaatgaaaaagaaacgaGCAGAAATTACGAGGCGAATGTGCAAGAGATcaatcaacaaataaaaccatgtATTGGACATAGAACACAAAACCTACCGGGGGTTGAAGTTGGGGCGGGGTCTCTAAGTAGACGGTACACCTTGGTTTGCTTTCAACCTTGTTTGAACTTAAGGAAGCTGTCAGCACCGAGTAGACTCGCTTTTACTGAAACCATAATAGGAACTCGCAAAAACAGTTAATTTTCTTAggcaaaaacagattaaaagatATACTTTCTTGTGAGGTTTTTCATAAATATCTGAAGTACTTTGTGTATTAGTATTGtctgtcatgttccgtgtttttctgtgtgtttattttgagcttcctgtgtccctgagtctccgtgttgtcctgtctccctttgattactcccaggtgtttctcgttccctgattacctcctgtgtatttagtgtcacctgtgtgtctgtgtctttgtcgggtcctcgtctcatttggcgTCTAGTCTCTGTCATGTGTGCCCAGTCCGACGTCTTATCCTTTGTGTAACCGGTTGCTACCGGcctcgagccctggcttccgccaGGTATTCTGGACATTATTGGACTGTGTAATTCTTGATATTCATTATTAAAACCATCTTACTCGTCTtatcctgggtctgctgcgtttcCCTCACCATCTTCCACCACCGTTTCATGACATTGTCCTCTTTGTACTGATATTGCTCAgctataatatatataattctGACTGTAATTTGCTTGCACGGCAATTTATCGAGGGATATCAGTACAAAGAGGACAATACTAATACACAAAACACTTCAGATATTTCTGAAAAACCTCACAAGTATGTatatcttttatttctttgtaatgGTCTACTCTGTGGCTACATCAAAAAATGTCCACaacataaatatatgaaaaaggTTGGAAGGGTAATACGTTTGTAAGGCATTTCAACAACTACATCTACTGCCCTGTTAAAGTAATCCTTCACTGAAAAACGCTGAACAAATCGAAAGGATGGAAgagggagagggaaaaaaaattaatctgcCCACTTTTAATCCAGTGCAACCCACTTGCTGTCATCTTAACAACCGCTAAACTGCTAAATGCTCAGGCAGCAGTGACAGTAGGCctggtttaaaatttaaaactttctaATCTGTGGTGATGGATACATCTGCACACACTGGGTGGAAATAGCAAATTATGTTTTGCAAGTTTCATACTAagcctttttaaatttgtgaagCAATACACACTGTAACACAAGTAAGGAAGAGCTTGGTGATCACTTTGTCCATATGGAAAGTTACCTGACTTTCATATCAGTAcctaaatttaaagtttttctgtcaCAGCTATagtgacttgcaaaagtacTTATACCCcttaaaatgtttgacatttagtCATGTTTCATAagctgaaatctgttttttgagGACATTTTCTGGACAACTCAAAACTGATCTTAATTGTGACgaggaagtaaaacaaaatgcaagttTCACAGGCTGTCCAAATAAGCATCTTACAAGTGTGGTGCATATTTGCTTCAAGGTCCGTTTATTCTAATACCACTAATTAAAAGCCAGTGTTTCCAATTAGCcgcagaagtaaaaaaaaacaatttttttttttaaagagcagagAACATAGGAGACGGGTCATGAATTAGATTGAAGAGAAGCTTAGAACAACAAACACTGAACTGAAAAGCATCATGGTATATGACACTTTTTCTTATCAGGACCAGGGAAGATGGtgagagttgatgggaagatggatggagcgaAATACATGGCAAtcctgaaaaaattaaaatacaaaagtgaGGCTTAggtaaacatacagccagagctacaaggaaatgtttttgattaaagCATATCCACGAGTTAGTCAAATTCCAGGCCTAAATACAATTCACAATGCTAGAAAATTGCTCTTTACAGTTACTCCCCGCTCTATCTGACTGATCATGAGCTCTTTTGGAAAAAGGCAAACTTGTTTACAGCATCAGCTTCGCCTCACAGAGGTTGCTTGAAAATGTCGGcgttttgcttttgttgctcCGGCACATGCAATTAACATAAGCTACACACAAAAGTTTGTGAGGAAACACCTAATTATTTGAAACAAAGACTTTGAATAAGTTGGTGTGCGCTGACATGTCTGCGGGTTCTAACAGCTGAAATGACAATGAGGTGCTTTGGCTGTCCAGAATGAACCTGCAGCCGAGAGGCTGCAAACAGACGGGCATTTAGTCAGGTCCTGCTCGGAGCATAAATATTCAAAACGCAGGTTAAACCCGAGCCCATCTGCATCAGTTTGCAGAATGCAGAAAAATCGGATAGAGCTCAATATCAGCCCTTCTCCACCTTAAGTGTTACACGCTGATAGGTCTCACAATTGCTGCAACCCCGGAATGACGGAATagtttaaagcagaaagtaaacTGCTTATGTGTAAGAGAACACTGAGAAAATTAGAatgtataaaaagaaattgttcaATGTCCAGCAAAAGGAGCAGCTGAATACTCAGAGCAACCAAACTGGCTTTGGGCAGTCGGGATCACCTTGGGAATGATTAGTATTCCACAGCGGAAATAGGAATAATTTCAGATTGTCATCTGCTAGGCAAATATTTGACGTGGGCTGTACTTTAAGTACACAATTTCGCTGTCAAACATCTCCAGCCACAACTGCAAGGCACCCCCGCttaaataacaatttaaaatgCACATATTTACAAATTCTGCCTCTGCAAAgttgtgcgcgtgtgtgtgtgtatgttcgAAACCCTTTAAGGTGTCTTTAATTGGATTTGCTTCTCAAATTGCTTCGCCCTGTTTAATTCAGCGAAGGCGACAGCTCCGTTTAATGTGACTCCATAACAGTTCTAtctttaaatgttcttcagatgGTGTTACATGCCTTGCTGATGCCTGTATTTGTATAAATACTTTACGTATCTGTAAAGGCTGGAAGAAATTCTGTGAcacatgctttatttttattaaggtTCAGTTCCAGCACTCCAGAGCATCAGGTTCTGGAGTGGCACAATTAATAAAGCCTTcatctgtgttgttgttttaagtgTGTTTCCCTTTTGACCATCGCCTCCAGCAACACTCGCTGCATTCATGCCTAGGCTTCATCTAAGTATAATGAACTCTTTTAAATTACACAAGAATCAAGACCTGATATACGAGACCTCCTTACTGCTCATCCTTTCTTAAAAGGGAATAAAGAGGCTATAACCTACATTGCCTAAAGTAGCCACTTGTCTGCTTTCACACATATGAACTTGAGTGATGTTCCAATTTGTTTCAACAGGATTTAAATTGCTCTTTGCCAGTCATTTACAGCTGTACCAGGTTTCAACTGTTCTAGGAAGGTTTTTCCACAAGGTTTAGTATTTTTCTTGTAGGAAATTGTGCACAAATTTTCCAGAAGTTGGAGCACAGTCATGTTGAATCAGAAAAAGAACTATCTCCGAGCGGTTCCATCAAAATTCAGAGGATTAAATCATCTTACAGTGATTTCAGACCTACTCGTGTGAATCAGTTGAGTTTGTTAGCTTGTAATTTCACTTTCTTTCCACTATGACTAAACTCAAAGCGTACCAAAAACTGTCACTAAAATCCACAAAAGAACCTACGATCTGTTTATAGGTCAGATATTTCTGGATTGGTAATAGCAAATAAATATACAGAGAGCAGATGCTGTGTTCTGACCTGATAGAAAACACAGAGAGTTTAATTGGACTGTTTAATTGTTTCTTGATACTATTTCATACAAAATTATCAGAGAAGTAAATCAAATGATTTTTAGaagatttcttaaaataatttttttttctgtgttctaGTTCCTTCGCAATATTAACTTCGCTATCATGTAAATGTTAGTCTTAATATCACTGTCATACAGattaaaatagtaaatttaGAGTTGTTGGTTTACAAAGTGGTGCTTTAAATCATACTTTTGGTATCCATGGTTACCTCCTGGCCAGAGCTGGTGGACAGTTATATCAGGTTCTAAGCAAAATCTCCTTCTGGATCCATTTCATACGTTCCGGTGttgatcagtttttaaattctgcatttaaaacaacttgttttACAATAATCTTATTTTGCAAGACAATCACGTCAGCCTCTTACCAATATTTTGAGCTAAGTGTAAACATTTCCtctattcagtttattttaaattaataattataaaaagcTTCCCCGAGCTGATATTACTGGAGAATTTATTAATTACTAGAACCTCCTACACTGAGGttcaagtaatattttttattaacaactTGTTAGGGCTCTTAGGTGTTagggttttagtttttattactaAGTGACCAAACAAAAAGAggacaaaacattttgacaacCTCCAAACACTAACAAAGCAAAAATGGGTCACCACCAGTAGGGATTCACTCCAGAAGGTGATATCCATTATGCCAAGGCAAATTACCAAAAAAGGTTGAGTCtttatattctgtataatcttgATGCACACAAACCTTTCATAgcagtgaaatgtttgttaGTGAACTTCAGCATGCCAGAGTAACACCTGACAAAATGATAGAAAAACCACGCTACAgcaaaaaacacagtttataGCTTGTGGCCTTGACTCTACAAGGCACCTAAATTCAGGGATCATGTTGCTGAGCTGACTGGCTCCAGAGCTGATTCTAAATGTTTCCTCCTCATGGTGAGTTGTTTGCTCTGCTGAAGGGTGACAGTGCTCTTGCCCTGAAAGCAGTTTTGACATGGTGATCACAGGCAGCGGTAATTGTAGTGACATTCAGACATTGCCGCAGCATCTGTGCCTTTGTGGCTCATTCAAATGACTATCCAGGTTAACACgagcttttaaaacatttcacgTTTTAAGAGCTTCTATTTTAATCTCGAGGAAAATGTTATGTCAAGGTTAATTCTGTCAAATTTAACAAGGAGTGTCTGTAGCAACAGTTTGTCAGGGATAGGTATGTATGCTGTCACTTATGATATTTCTCGTATAATCACTGTTGTATTATAAATCAGTTGGCTCATGATAGTTTTGTCCTTATTTGAAGTTCTGCTTTCAGTCAGTCAAGGTAAAGCAGAAAGTCATTCAGAGCACAGCCAAGTGTTCATTCAGTTATCTTAATTGCACCAAAGTATTACAAAGAAGTTGTTTGTTTGCAGCAATTTGACTTCCACTGTCAGACACATTTAAGTAAGATTTATAACAGCCGTTTATGTGCTGGGATTTTATCTCTAACCACGGGGATCCAATAAAAGTGTAGGatcttaaaaagttttctggTGGCACTTTTTCATCTAAATTTCTCCCATTccttttcattaaaaagtaTCCACCTTTGTTCTTATTCCCCCCATTGATTTTATCATTAAGATGAACGTTTAATTAAATTCTTGCAGTTTTCCATCCAACTGATCAAGCTGATCAAACAATACATGATCAATGGTCAAAAGGTCCGACTCATTTCCTTATTTCTAAAGAGTTTCGGAATacttaaaatgtacatatattaGGTTACGCAATGGATAAATTCACTCGGATGGGGTGGATATGCATTCTTATCGCCTCATTTCTTCAACCTTAAAGCTGCTTAGCAGTCATTGTTTATAAGGAGATTGCATTAGGAGTGAACTTTTATAAAGTATCTACTTGATTAATGACATTATCTCCTCCAGCTTCACGGTGAACATGGAAACCTTCATTTTAAGACAATCTACCTACGGAAAATGTCGATGACAATATCCTGAGCTGGGCAGCAGAGGTGGAAATGAGCGTCTTTAATATATTGCAGAAAAAGTAATTGGAAACAGAAatggtttattaaaaatagaattttgtgatgttctttttctttgcaaGAGAGTGAaattatccacagtgaaacaagtcCCATGTGAATTGAAAAGCCACTCagtgaggaagaagccattgcccaaaaagcaaaacaaaaccaaaaaaaaaacaaaacagataacACTTTGCACCTGCACTGATGGGaaaagtgttattttatttttccctggaggtgtgatgaaataaaaatgtaagcgTTCGGCCATAATGACCTTTGttacatttgaattttaaagcaGGAAATCTTAGAACACCATCTCATCTGAGACGTACATCATCATGGTTTGTGAATTTTTTGCTACAGGATTCATTGGTGTACTTCACAAAAAAGTACTGCTGTGATCAAGAAGGCCTGTAAACATGACCTAGTTACACCAGTTCTTTTTGGATCAGTGGACCAAATTCCAACGATTGTGAGAAGCTTGTAGCCAATGTTGTAATCTGTAGGACTTTGGTTTTGTCTCTAGCTTTATTTTGGTGTTGGTCActctttgctttcctttttagttttcagtttcaaGACGCCCCCTGCTTTTGTTCTGTacgtgtgtttgttttcttttctatgtCGCACTATTTAGTTATGAATGTTCTTTGGAAATCTTAGTTCCTGGTTCTTTTTTGACCTTcgtgtatttaaaaaatgtttgacgtTTCTCCTTTTTCTGCAGTTCTTTGCTAGCTGTGGATTAACTATTTATTTAGGTCATGCCCTGTTACTGCTTTGTATTCTATTCCCCTGTGTGTCTTCACTCCTGTAGTTCCCTGTGAACTCTCAGTGATTTTCTCCTAATTCCTCAGTTTGACCTTGGTTATCTTTGCATGTTCCACTCACAGCTGACATTCATTCTGCTAAATAAACTCATCTGTGTCCACTGGGGTAATCATACCCTCTAGTGTTTAACGTGTCTCAGTTCCTGTCATTCTCTGATAGATGATGCTGTTGCTTTTTCCctagtttcttctttttaaaagtttttaaattcttttgtaTTAAACCTCCAGTAAACCATGCTAAACCATTTGAACCAAGTTAGTCGACTCTACCAAATACTAGGGAATTGTtcttaaacttttgatttttcagaagctacaaataaatatctgctTTTTCTGGCATTTGCCAATGAAAACATGTATGAGAGATTTTAACTAACagagtttgaaaaatatgtagtgtgtttaattttcattagacagtgagaaaaatatcctctttgattttttttaagtcaactTGCCTGCCTATTATCACctgtaaatatgttcattttGTCTTAAAGTGCCgacagattttatgtttctagTCTAGTCTATAGTTCACCAAGATTATGTGCAATTACAACTTCTGTCCCCTAAGATTTGTAGAATAAATGGTTCACAAACTGTCTGTACATTTCTGATGATGGTTTTCAGTTGCTATTGATACAGATCCACTGAAAACACAGGCAATGTGAAAACTTAACTCAATGTAACAATATACTATTATGTTGTCGCAATGACTTTTCACATTTGAACGTTAAATGTCttactattaaaataaacatcaccTTACAATGAAAAAATTGGCAACATAAATAATATCCTCTATCAATGTGATATGTTGTACAATTTTGAAAATTGTATTCTTAGAACTATACTTTTTACATCCTGACATCATGCCTATTTTTGTTACAGCATAATATTTGTTCACCATACAACATTATAGCATTGATGAAGGTGCAATTTATGTGTCAGAACTGACTAAGTTTTATTTCATAGCTGGATTGAGCCTGTATAATACTGATAATCATCCAAGCATTTTGAGAAGGAACATAAAACACACGTGACTATGCAGGCGTAACAATGGCCCGTCTGAGGTGGGAGCATTTCTCAGTGAACAGCTGCAGGGCTTGAAGACGCTCCATGGATATAGACGACACCACCTAAAGTTTAGGTGTAGGGCAGAACAAAGACACAGTTGGCCATAAATTACCCCACATAAATGAGACTTCTCAACTTTGACAATAGATCTTCCTCTGAAATCTTTGTATTTCTTCTATAGTGTTGAGTTAAACTACTGTCTATTTTAGTGCTACTTATGCATGCAATGAGCTCCCTCAGCCCAATGTGCAATCAAGCATTCTTCACAGAGCTTCATTAAGAAACGCTTTTGATCCTTGACtcttttttatgtgaaatataaATGTGAGCTAAGATTAATTTGCATGCCCGAATGTGAGAACTGTTAGTGGATCGGATCCTCTTCTCTTGGCCAATTAAAGAGATGGTAGAAtaagtttaactttaaaatgtttcagactcctggaaaacaaaaaaaaaagtttacaaaaaaatttgtaATAGAGATGCTTAGTGGTTTCATCTCCCTTCTTCTCTCTTTAtagcataaataaaaatttggtaAATATGAAAGTTTCTCTGTCCTCAAAAAAATCCCAGTCTATTTCAGAGCTGCAGCATGacaacaaaaaagtcaatttgtaGATTAGAAAAAAGAAGATTAGGGATCGCTTTGATTGGCATTGGGGTGACCCCAACGTTCACTCGTGACTATCCGATCTCAGCGGGATCCCTCTCGGCTACCCTGAACCATCACTAATCAAAGAGGTGGTTCAGGGTCCTGATTAGAAAAGCAATTGGCGGAGAGACATTCACCCTGATTAAAGACCAAGCAGGGAAGAGTAAAGCAAAAGAGGGAGagccgagagagagagaacaagtCAGCAAGCACAATAATTGCTT contains:
- the LOC102234155 gene encoding relaxin-3 receptor 1-like; its protein translation is MPLNETEVQTLAPEPCEQQMLQEDHPGGGSGGSATSNLSLHCWLQLLTRESIMELQGDSSSLVVRVMIACVYSIVCALGLVGNSLALYLLHSRHRQKQSSINCFVMGLAITDLQFVLTLPFWAVDTALDFRWPFGRVMCKIISSVTTMNMYASVFFLTAMSVARYYTISSALKMHSRRAAASRAKWTSLGIWAVSLLATLPHAIYSTSAEVSDEELCLVRFPDSGSWDPQLLLGLYQLQKVLLGFLIPLIIITVCYLLLLRVILSRRITGAADPEVKQGRLNRRSKVTKSIVIVVLSFFLCWLPNQALTFWGVLIKFDLVPFSKAFYNVQAYAFPLTVCLAHTNSCLNPVLYCLIRQEFRAGLKELLLRATPSFRSLTHLLRRKTKVAEAPTVLVLVPMDV